TGTTGGAGAAACGAAATGGAAAAGGAGCTAACTCGTGAAGTCCAAATGAAAAGTTGCTACACAGTTGAGGGCGCTGATGTTCCCAATACAATTTATACGTTATGTTGAAGCTTCGAGAGCTCGCCACGTGAGCTAGCAACTTCTCATTTTGTCCCCTcgagttagcaccttttcattttcTCTCGAACGAGATGTAATTTtctcatttggacacgtcgatattatagattaatagaatagattaaataaaaaaaataaaattatgtccCATTATCAGAGGAAATgctctttttaaaataatcaagaaGTTAATGAGCAACGCAACGTGAGAGTtcttgtttcatttaaaatttagatgaaaaGCAAACGACCCTCTTGCAAATGATACTAAATTGAGTTCTAATTCTGTGTTAATGAAGCATATTAAGGGGATGTTAGCTTTGTCATTAGACCCATACATCTAATAATAATAACGAAATGAGTAGAAATGAcagaaaaagaaggaattttcagctAAGTATAGTTGAGatcttatgacatttttaaatattacatagtTTTCCACAGTGATATATGAAGCGGGTGTAAGGTAGTAAGTACTGGATTTAATGAACGATCCATAATCTTGTCAGGGAGGCCCCACAACTTGAGGAGAATGAAATTAGAGTGGAGCAGAGTCGCACTCTTCTATTTCTCTTTTTCATACAATaaagaaatattgatttaatttttttaaacagttatgaaAAAGTGCAGGATGACTATTTAGAATTAATCTCATTTTGGAATAATCtttcttagcatttaaaaaattaataatgaaaaaaataaggttaaaaTGTTCCTTTAGTAAAACATTAAAGTGTCacttctttatttttaacttattaatttctttatatatttataattgaagtaAATACTAGTAGTatttataaacttgaaaaattaatgagGAATTATTAATATGAAGGGATTTTAATAaggaaaacttttatttcttatcGACGTCTACcagataataattaatcattgccATTGATTAGATCATTGCCTGGAAGATTTCTCTAAGAAAtcatgttttctttttttggagTCCAACATTTTATCGTACCCAGACGTTAAAATAACAAAGTTATTTCCATCCTAGATCTTTTTATACTTAGAATGATTAACTTATACCATTTATATAGCTTTCgaaactcaaaaatttttaatttcagaatgcAGTTACGAACTGAATAATTTGATCGACTCTTCCAATAAATGATGTTATACCAATCCAAACTTGATTAAATTGGTAAAATATTCCTcagtatacaataaaataaatgggTTTCTTCAAGCAAGGCGTTTTTCACCTGAATGACTTTCAAATTTGAGCAATTATGTATAGTGTCaatgtatttttacaacaaaaaaaaaacacaataaattgtaacaatataaaaatggtaaaaaaatgtcatttcttttagagctttttttgttgtaattttctaatatatttaataattattgataatacagtgaaaaagttctataaaaattcGTCAGTGTatagaaaattacagaaaaagcTCCAgtagaaaactaaaataaattctgaaagttGGATActtataaaagtttataattacaaatttgtgcAAAACATTGCAATTACCACATTAGTTTACTTTATTGTAATCTCTAATAATATTCTAAAAGTAGATTTCCAACCGGGATAGTTGATATACTTTATTCAGTTTTTTCAGTAAACTTGAAACATtgaatattatatacaatataatgaaatgAGAAAGACAATGAAAAACTCTCAATAATAAATATACatgaatcaaaaaagattaaatttgaatttaaaaatgattcattaaaatcttaattataaATAGGATGAAtgggataaataaatttttttaaacacaaaaatttctaaactaaatttttttattccaagccGCTGTACATAAAATGCTTcacttattctatttttaaagattacaaagaaaaCATTTCGAACTGTTGATTTTATTACGTGCAGACgcgtaattctttttaattttttttgttatttttagtcgCTATGGCATATTTAATCACTTATAATTATATCATGCGAACACTCTTGTTTAAACCCAGGatataaatacaaaaaactgTTCATTTAAGTGCGACTtatactttttcatttatttttttatgagatGTGATATTGGATAAATGATATAATCCTTTCCACGCTAATTGGTTAGTCAATGTGGTCCTAAGTTGATTTCTGCAAAATACTCTACACTAAATTCTTCGTAAtttctgaaacaatttaaaataaatacttattttaattacataatgaCGATTTATAATTACTACATAAACGTtcataatttggaaatattaaaatatattatcataCTAGATGAaggactttaaaattatttagattttaagatctactttttaaacataaaaacattAGAAACAAAATAACGATGATTACTGGTTAAGCGATTGTGAATTCGCTGAAGCAAGTACAACATAAAATGAAATGAGTAAGTGGTAACAAAAACTTATATACTCACTCGGTCCTTACACAGTCAAATTTCGATCCTCAAAAGTACACCGATTCGGTACTGTTTTGAATTGGAACAAAAATGAGACAACAGAGAATGAGAATGGAGCTAATGTTTATGTTACAGTTTCACACTTGAAGTAttctcatttttgaaaaatatctcatTTCGAGACTATAACAATTGAGTTGTAGCAAAAATGAGCCCACTACTTTCCTGTGTATGCTCAAGCAATTGCGGCAATCGCTCAGTGGCGAATTTAGGAATTTGCCTGTATTTATATTTGTCTGtacttacttacttacttacttacttCAAAAAAGCCAGAACAAGTGTTGGTTGACAATGAACGTTCAAGTTGCAGAGTTGAATAAAGCGTGCAGCAAAAAATGGAGGTGATGAGAAAAAGATAAGTCGAGTATAaaagaatttgcatttttaatttcgaagataAATAACATAGAAAGCAGTAACTTATAATTCTAATTAGAGCTATAATTATAATACTATATGCTCGCATTTACATCTATGGaattacatacaattttttagagaaaatattcttTGGAATCAATGAccctttttaaggtttttaatttatatctccAGTATGCTATGAAAAATAAGCGTTATCCAGTATGTAACATCCTCCCCTACACTATATCTCAACTATCAAAACTTTGTCCTGCCATAGCAGCAAATTCATATATCTGACGCACGACTATAATATACACGTAAACACAATTATATTTATCACTTTTTGTATCCTTATCTTACCTCGATGACCACTTGTTCCGTATCGTAGTGTCCCTAAGTCTAGAGTTGCTGACAATCACGATCAGTGTTATTCAGAGGAACAGTGGGGGGAAGGCTTGAACAGCGGCGATTGTGAGGATGCTCAAGACCTTCATTAACAACAATGATGGCTCGGGCCATACCTATGTCTCCCGCCCGGCGACATCCATGTTTATGTCTATGATGATGATGATTAACCGGTCGCGAATGCGCAATCTCATTCTCACACGAGCGTTTGCGGAAATGACAAAAGACACTTTTGCAGTGATGCGCAAAGTGCTTCATCATTCCTGGATTACGTACATTCACCTGATGCGCTATCGGAGAAGCCGAGCGACCACAATGTATTTTCCATGCATGATGTTGATGATCACGCTTGTGCAGGCGCTTTAGCATTTCATGTTTCGGCTTGAAGTGATGTGGATTGAGCTTAACATGGTTTTTATGGTGGGGTCCATGATGCCCATCATAAGGTAACTGATGTGATCCATGGTGTGGTCTATGGTGTGGTCCATGGTGCGGACCATGGTGTCCATGATGTCCATGATGTCCATGGCGTCCTAAATGTCCACGATGTCCCTTCATTCTCATGAAGATTTCTTCCACAGGATTAAACAAAATCACAAAGAACTGTAAATGGTACAACCTTTTGTATTGTTTAGAATTACACTGAAGTTATTAACGAAGCGATGAGACACAGTTGGCATTCACTGGGCGTGGTTTACACTTTACTTTGTATGATGATAAGTGTAACACCTCCGTATTTCCCGGCTAGCGCGGACGGGGTAGAGAGACCATCCATAGAATCGTCACACGGTCCATAAAGTTTGTTACAACGACTGATTTTCCGATCGTTCTACAAAATTAATGGCTAGCTTGACCGAGATGAATCAAAGGGCGTTTATTAATGTAATCTAGATACTACAGTCATGTGTAAATGAAATTCAGACATAGTGAATACTTTGAAAGTAGAGTGTTAAAAAGTTCAAGAGCTGGAGTCCATTGGACTCTGAGAAAACCTATAATTTGtcctaaaatattgtaattgtgaaaaataaactaGTTTAGAGCTGTGAATCATAGAAGATACTGCCTTTAAAGATGGAAATATTAAAGCGGAGGTGGAagacattataaattaatttaagatttttccagGGTCTTGTTAGTAACAATGGCAACGTACCATATGCTGGGATTAAGATCAAGCGATATTATGTACAACTCTATTCCATTGTACCACCTGGCAGGAGGACTTGTTGGAACATGTTGTGCATTAGTTAAAGGAATACCGAGTGTGCTGAGGACTAAATTTTCTGTATCTGCTTATTGGACAGATTGCATTAAATACAATTGCACGGTGTGTAATTAAGACAAATgtcatgaatttaattaataatttaaataaatttattactaatatattttttgtatcttgTAGCTTTCACAGTATATCGGTGAGATGTGCAGATATTTACTCTCAGCCCCACCTCGACCTGAGGATTCTGCTCATTCAGTAAGACTCATGGTTGGAAACGGAATGAGACCCCAGATTTGGCAAGACTTTGTCAATCGTTTCAAAATAGAACAAGTTACTGAAGTATACGGCTCCAGTGAAGGAAACGCCAATATcggtatatatttttaattatccttaatatgaatttttgtagaaataaaattgggaaatttGTTCTCATTATGTAATATACATATCAATCAATTAATGGAAAAACATTAATACTTTGTATTTACAGTAAATGTAGATAATCAGGTTGGCGCAGTGGGATTCGTACCCAATATTTTGCCCAGAAGCCTTCATCCCGTAGCAATTCTTCGAGTCAATCCGGAAACCTTCGAACCAATCAGAGGCACAGATGGATTTTGCATACGAGCAGAGATAAgtaagaattaaagaattttgtaataaagttCTTTTTAATAACAAACTCGTCAAATCATTGcgaatttgatttaatatttttatatctctttactatctttgtaaataatacttaattaattatcaattttttacttaCAGATGAACCAGGGATGTTTATAGGATTAATAAAGCAGGGCAACGCCTCCAGGGAATTCAATGGATATTTAGATGAGGAAGCGTCgagaagtaaaattatttcaaacgttTTTGTCAAGGGAGACAAAGCTTTCTTGTCCGgtatgtgtaaaattattttacaaaaattagaaaattttttattgttgttatttttatatGTGAAATACCGAACGctattactattattttataccatcataatttattttttaaaataatctagaaCCATGTCCCCGAAGTTGGGGACGCAATCATGAATACAACAAAATTTGTGCATAGAAGACATACAATAAAGAGCCATAAAACTACcggaattcaatattttaaagttcgaattgatttcaataattccttTATggctattttctatttttttaaacaaaaaagttgattttcaaaaaaaaaaaatgtaattttaaattgtcttgtCATTTTATCATTTCGTGACTTTTTAGACGTTTcgatataaaacaatttcaacttttttttcggataccaaccaacaaatttttttctctgggCCAAAACAACTCAATTAAGCTTAGCATTCTCATTTTCATAATACGGAAAATCTATAAAATCCACTATAAAACCGacataatcaattattaaaaactttattttaccatagagaaagattttcaaaatttattcttgtGAGTTaaggaaagaatatttaattacatagtaaaaaaattacatgttgagcaaaaaataataataatttttttacatacattttttttaaaacaatttatgtaaagcacatatgttttattattttttcctttgaaataacattttaaagtataaaataaagaAGTATAAAGAAAATCAGGAtatgcattttttagaaatagagttttaaaaaaattgaaagtttttgtataataatatgataaataACGATGAGGAATCTGTTTGAATTAATTGGAACCTGGAAATAGGGATTCTCTAGCGttttactttggaaaatttatatataatgaaATCAAGGTAGGCGTTGCAGTCTTTAGTGAACAGTATAATATaggtttttaaaactcaaaaggtGTCCAAAATAGAAAAGGtacaattactttaaaaaatggtgtaaagTGAAATCTTTGAGAAGGTATATTTTCATGActaaacaaataacttttttgataagaaaagaTCTTGCGACAGGAGCGACCATACATGTGCAAAATATGTTTGTGAATTCGATGACTTCCaactttttcgaataaaaattatctaaaataacttttgaaaatgtggggccaaaacattattttgataaacaaaaagcTTATTTTATTTGGGAAATATACATCTGACAAGAAGACCCCCCCACCCCCAAACTCGACCACacagattttgataatttttttatatgttgtaGCACTTGTGAAAATAAGagacaagtatttttttttgtgtgccgacATCTACTTTTGAGGGGTGACGAACACCCCTAAAGTTTAcccttaaaaacaatttttttatcaatctcgGCGTGGGTGGATatctttattttatgttttaaaaaactacgttttttatgaatattttcatcatgaaaatcagattatgaagttaaaaaaataaggaaagcaTTTTCGTTTACAATATGGAATATTTGAGTTGACTTGtttcaggatttttcaaattACCACCCCCAAAGTACTGTTGTTAAACATAATTAAAGTGATTAAAGGTTCCTTCAAGTGATAGACAACATGCCAGTAGTGAATAATAAATTTCTGTCCTTAAGATTAATTTCATGTGTACacaaaatgttatttattacaaatgtaaataattaacatttttttgttgcaatattaGTATTCAAGGGGTGAAGAAGTCACCCCCAAAAGTGGATTATCCAATATAATTCAAAAACCTaatcaatattttgcaataaaataaaataaaaaatattttttataagaagtgTATAAGATGTAATTGTGTCCAAACGGGGAGGCAACTTCTATTTAATAtgtatgaaaaactattttttcatgaatgtttttattataaaaatgaggGTATTAACTATTTACCCCCGGAAGTGGATTTTCAACTCGagtttcatttaatatttaaaaaaatgaaaatatttcttatgaCAAAAAACAAACCCTAACaagattaagttaaaaaatgcgTTATTCATGTACTACATTagtttaatgttatattttattaattcattaaatacatgtatttcaaagaaaaaaatttttttatgtagggatgagttaaaaaaaaattaatacgtcAATAAGGTTTCGGATTTGCATCAGCTTCATATAAATTAATGTagcttgttttgaaatttttaaacgaatgtaGTACataaataacacatttttcaaccttattttgttattgtttgttttttggcctgagaaatattttcattttgttttaaaattaattaaaactcgAGTTAGCTTAAACAATCCACTTTTGGGGGCTAAATAGATTATACCctcatttttatgataaaaatattgatgaaaaccttgttttttcataaatataaaatagaagTTGCCCCCTGTTTGGTCACAATTACATCTTATGTATGGGACTtctaataaaacatattttcatccaCTTTTGAGGAtgacttttttcacctcttcatTAATactattgcaaaaaaattgcaatttatttgtatttgttCTAAATCACATTCTGTTCACACGTGgaataaatcttaagaaaaaaaatatgtccgctgcgtaatatgagaaaacggggtatcagctaaactaagagacccactctgttggttctatcactaacttgtagcccttgaagaaagagtaatttcgtgggatagtccatttttcattgggcttctaaagattataggcgaactttttgtgaaatcgatggtggtcgagttcttggaagggaattctttaaaccctatttattattcattaaatatgtatttagccgtaaagtttgtctggagtgatggggattgaataactaagtaggaaaatatctgtttttataacactggctgcgcgggggaaattggttacaaaaatgtttgtgactactgcaaaaactaaatatatctaaatagcagcaaatttatacttcggaaacatagaatgaagtttttcattaaaaataatacttcattttgtattttattagctatttcctggggtatctcatattatgagaatagtttgacgagtttggaaaaagcacttttttacattttttgtattttcagcataaaaaaaatttttaataaaattttttatttaagcttcttatggcaaactaaattccctttaaaatgacctatattacttttaaattcagtacatagaattccgacaatcacgccaaacagagttggtatctcatatttgggtactctcctctataacTCGAATCGAAAACTGGAATTTAAACTTTTGATGATTACAGCCATAAGTTGGACCTGAAttgtttttgtatttgtttttaaacagtGGCATAGCTAAGGAAGGGGGGGGGCGAAGGTGGCTGTTGCTCGAGCGCAAACGCTTGGGGGCAGCAAAAAGATCTTTGAAATGAATGCAGATTTGAGAATTATGGGCGGAAAATTTCGTATCCACGCCACTGTTTTTAAATAAGGTTCTTAAAGCACCCACGGCTTTGAAGTTTACATTTTCATTGCtacactcgcgcttcgcgctcgataattaatgtctaattaaaaagtttcaccaagataatttctaaatcttgttaaaatgtactaaaaatagcgctttgaattttcattggattttcatgaaaatagttttcaagtacatatattttatatcaagtagaaatttgtattgacttttttccgttttttttttaagttttaaagttttgtaaagcagagaactcttttaatttttattgaaattaaaaatgccattatgataatttctaagtatttttgccgtgcaacagaaaattttacaaaaatttcgaaaactcataaaacttttttttctaatttaaaaaaatctttaactttttcaattttggtctaatcgaaaaatctgagatagtttataaatatatttgatatctagtgaagaattttaatgaaatttcctgatctatcaaaaaatatgtatatatatttttgaaactcgcATAAAGACAAAAATACAGGCAGAAAAATCGACAAGCAAACATACAGACTGACAGACACCATTAGACATCCATTAGATGTcgagataataaaaaatgatttttaagagtAAACTTTAGGGATGGTTGTCGCCCCTTAAAAATGGATGTTGGCACATAAAATATACGTGTGTCTTATTTTGTCAAGTACTACAAAATATCCAAAAGTGATCAAAATCGGTGTGATCAGGTTGGGGAAATATCCTTGAAAGTGAAAAGTAGTAGCTGAACATAACTGAGCTCTcctaaaaaaagggtttttggggaattttggttcaaagttttattatttaacccAAAATTGCGGCACAATAGAGCATCAATGTAGCAGAATTATTAACCTTAGCTTTaagtttttgttataaattcaagaCGTGCATTTCTGTGTTAAAAACACTGAcacatttgatttttttgaaggTGATATCTTGGTGCAAGATGAATTTGGGTACTTCTACTTCAAAGACAGAACTGGTGACACGTTTAGGTGGAAAGGAGAAAACGTAGCAACTGCTGAAGTCGAAGGAGTCGTTAGTAATGTTGCTGGACACAGGGACACAACTGTTTATGGTGTTCAggtttgtaattttttacttatttcttcataaatttttaaatgtttaaagtaaaaaagtagTGCTGCATTCGAGCGAGACGATACGAGAATCTATCGATAATTTACTTAATCTCGATTTGCCATTACGATACTCTAATATCGTCTCGTCTTATTCGATCGAGATTCTTAAGAAAACCTTCGATTGTGCGAGATACTTGTTTTTTACCAGATTTTTTCACAACGAAAATTTTGATTATCAAATTGAACATGAAAAATTGAGTCTTAgtgtttttaatacatttcaaataaatattttcattattacgAAACTGCTAAAACATTTGtcacttaaatttatttcttcatagAAAGctgtaattttatacattttcataaTTATCATTGATATTTTGGAAATACAAACTAAAACATTATAACTTCACTGCCGTGCTAAAGTAGTAGAccaaattctcttaattttaattataccagagctaaaaaatttctctttaaatggttaattgttttcgaaattctgctCTCTAAAttggaattagtgaaatttcactatttgatagtgaaattttactaattgaattagcgagaagtaggtcactacgaattagtgaaaacctactaattcaattagtgaaaatattttactaaatcaattagttaaatttcactaAGCAAATAGTGGTTCTGAAAGGTATATAGTATCTACtattaaatagtggaaaatcactaattacacagtgaaataaaatgtttgctggagtcaaccaataaccccaacaggaaactatattacaagacaagttatagaagtaaactataatgtatatttaaaaattaaattaatttatgttgatactgCACTTACTAAAAAAACTCAATTCAACTTTCCATGTATTTCTATACAAATGATACAAatgaatggaaagctgaatttcaTAACCTCCAAACGAACACAGCGTCGTGTTCCGTAGCAAATGTTTTCGTCTCGATATACATATCGCCACATAATGAGGACACTATTCACTGGGAAGCtacacgaaagtataataaactggaaaatattactaactttttcatcacaaattcaagttcttgcaattagaaaataaattttttacgatttatactaaTAAGTTGTTGTGATACAgtgaaaaaaaggttcaaaatgagcccaagaacattgaaaaatgttgactatttcggaagttattgaaaatttaagaaaaaattgaaatttacactattcttGCAATATCTCTTTAAAAACTGggcaaattggcttcaccctgggcttttTTTAtgcacaatatatatatatatatatacatacaaacatacatgcatacacacatacatacatgtTTATCGAAATGCAACACtaggaagaagaaaaaaaggaagaCCAGTTTTGCATAGataaaaagttctttatttttttgtattacaggTGCCAGGACAGGAAGGAAGAGCCGGAATGGCGGCGATCGTCGATCCGGATTTCGACCTGGATTTTAAAGCTCTTGCCGAGGGTCTGGATAAGGCTCTGCCGTCTTATGCAAGGCCCATTTTCCTAAGAATCGTCAAAGAACTCGAAATGACAAGTACCTTCAAACTAAAGAAAATCAACCTCCAAAAAGAAGGCTTCGATCCCAACAAAATTCAAGACAAAGTGTATTTCCGGTCCGGTAACAAAGAATACGTCGAAGTAACACCAGAACTTTACGAAAAAATAATATCGGGTGCTGCCAGTTTATAAAGCTCAAGGCTCTCAAACAAAGTGAAGCATGGTTCGTCTAAAAAGCGAAAAGACAGCAGAGTAAGAAAATCACGGTGACGCTGGTCGCTGTGTGATATtctatttaattaacattttcataTTGAGTACTACTTTACAGTC
This DNA window, taken from Belonocnema kinseyi isolate 2016_QV_RU_SX_M_011 chromosome 9, B_treatae_v1, whole genome shotgun sequence, encodes the following:
- the LOC117179875 gene encoding long-chain fatty acid transport protein 4-like isoform X1, translated to MNARHNLQGALDSMDVRFVFLVLGIVGLMAAGVSSRIGSFARIAQFFLAAAIIPLLYRFHRKLYIIIRTLPRDIKFLYRYVNADLETRGFVRNNSTVMKLFRERARLYPNKPCFIFEGRIWTNADIDKYSNQIASVFQKAGYSKGDAVALMMPNRPEFVATWLGLGKIGVITALINTNLRANPLVHCLSVAKAKGIIYTEEVSSAIDEIRDTIVHVEKFKQGCGLSISTDGAKNLDQLLSEASTQQPIVDEEPGYRDKLLYIYTSGTTGLPKAALIPNSRVLLVTMATYHMLGLRSSDIMYNSIPLYHLAGGLVGTCCALVKGIPSVLRTKFSVSAYWTDCIKYNCTLSQYIGEMCRYLLSAPPRPEDSAHSVRLMVGNGMRPQIWQDFVNRFKIEQVTEVYGSSEGNANIVNVDNQVGAVGFVPNILPRSLHPVAILRVNPETFEPIRGTDGFCIRAEINEPGMFIGLIKQGNASREFNGYLDEEASRSKIISNVFVKGDKAFLSGDILVQDEFGYFYFKDRTGDTFRWKGENVATAEVEGVVSNVAGHRDTTVYGVQVPGQEGRAGMAAIVDPDFDLDFKALAEGLDKALPSYARPIFLRIVKELEMTSTFKLKKINLQKEGFDPNKIQDKVYFRSGNKEYVEVTPELYEKIISGAASL
- the LOC117179875 gene encoding long-chain fatty acid transport protein 4-like isoform X2; protein product: MDVRFVFLVLGIVGLMAAGVSSRIGSFARIAQFFLAAAIIPLLYRFHRKLYIIIRTLPRDIKFLYRYVNADLETRGFVRNNSTVMKLFRERARLYPNKPCFIFEGRIWTNADIDKYSNQIASVFQKAGYSKGDAVALMMPNRPEFVATWLGLGKIGVITALINTNLRANPLVHCLSVAKAKGIIYTEEVSSAIDEIRDTIVHVEKFKQGCGLSISTDGAKNLDQLLSEASTQQPIVDEEPGYRDKLLYIYTSGTTGLPKAALIPNSRVLLVTMATYHMLGLRSSDIMYNSIPLYHLAGGLVGTCCALVKGIPSVLRTKFSVSAYWTDCIKYNCTLSQYIGEMCRYLLSAPPRPEDSAHSVRLMVGNGMRPQIWQDFVNRFKIEQVTEVYGSSEGNANIVNVDNQVGAVGFVPNILPRSLHPVAILRVNPETFEPIRGTDGFCIRAEINEPGMFIGLIKQGNASREFNGYLDEEASRSKIISNVFVKGDKAFLSGDILVQDEFGYFYFKDRTGDTFRWKGENVATAEVEGVVSNVAGHRDTTVYGVQVPGQEGRAGMAAIVDPDFDLDFKALAEGLDKALPSYARPIFLRIVKELEMTSTFKLKKINLQKEGFDPNKIQDKVYFRSGNKEYVEVTPELYEKIISGAASL
- the LOC117179876 gene encoding histidine-rich glycoprotein-like, with translation MRMKGHRGHLGRHGHHGHHGHHGPHHGPHHRPHHGSHQLPYDGHHGPHHKNHVKLNPHHFKPKHEMLKRLHKRDHQHHAWKIHCGRSASPIAHQVNVRNPGMMKHFAHHCKSVFCHFRKRSCENEIAHSRPVNHHHHRHKHGCRRAGDIGMARAIIVVNEGLEHPHNRRCSSLPPTVPLNNTDRDCQQL